A window of the Scophthalmus maximus strain ysfricsl-2021 chromosome 8, ASM2237912v1, whole genome shotgun sequence genome harbors these coding sequences:
- the LOC118313269 gene encoding group XIIB secretory phospholipase A2-like protein isoform X1, with translation MTRLALLAPLLLLGLFIHSAVGQEADDSEAPPPPPSQASDGAQAEDEEWAMNSLRGGFETVGGYFDSVLEFMGGRDGVCQYRCRYAGKDPVPRSGYEMPEPNGCSSYFFGLPVPEGMDMGIPAMTKCCNQLDMCYDTCGSNKYRCDSKFRWCLHSICSDLKKSLGFVSKVEACETVADTLFNTVWTLGCRPYMNSQRAACYCQGEEKDEL, from the exons ATGACCCGCTTGGCCCTTCTTGCACCCCTGCTGCTCCTGGGTCTGTTCATCCACAGTGCTGTCGGTCAGGAGGCCGACGACTCAgaagcaccaccaccaccaccgagCCAGGCCTCTGATGGCGCGCaggcggaggacgaggagtgGGCAATGAACTCTCTCAGAGGCGGCTTTGAGACCGTTGGCGGCTACTTTGACTCGGTGCTGGAGTTCATGGGCGGACGTGATGGGGTGTGCCAATACCGCTGCAGATATG CAGGCAAAGATCCTGTTCCCCGTTCCGGATATGAGATGCCAGAACCTAACGGCTGTAGCTCCTACTTCTTTGGACTTCCTGTGCCAGAGGGG ATGGACATGGGCATCCCCGCCATGACCAAGTGTTGCAATCAGCTGGACATGTGTTACGACACCTGCGGCTCCAACAAGTACCGCTGCGACTCCAAGTTCCGCTGGTGCCTCCACAGCATCTGCTCCGACCTCAAGAAGAGCCTTGGCTTCGTGTCAAAGGTTGAAG CGTGCGAGACGGTCGCAGACACCTTGTTCAACACAGTGTGGACTCTGGGCTGCAGACCCTACATGAACAGCCAGAGGGCAGCGTGCTACTGtcaaggagaagagaaagatgaactttaa
- the LOC118313269 gene encoding group XIIB secretory phospholipase A2-like protein isoform X2, with protein MTRLALLAPLLLLGLFIHSAVGQEADDSEAPPPPPSQASDGAQAEDEEWAMNSLRGGFETVGGYFDSVLEFMGGRDGVCQYRCRYGKDPVPRSGYEMPEPNGCSSYFFGLPVPEGMDMGIPAMTKCCNQLDMCYDTCGSNKYRCDSKFRWCLHSICSDLKKSLGFVSKVEACETVADTLFNTVWTLGCRPYMNSQRAACYCQGEEKDEL; from the exons ATGACCCGCTTGGCCCTTCTTGCACCCCTGCTGCTCCTGGGTCTGTTCATCCACAGTGCTGTCGGTCAGGAGGCCGACGACTCAgaagcaccaccaccaccaccgagCCAGGCCTCTGATGGCGCGCaggcggaggacgaggagtgGGCAATGAACTCTCTCAGAGGCGGCTTTGAGACCGTTGGCGGCTACTTTGACTCGGTGCTGGAGTTCATGGGCGGACGTGATGGGGTGTGCCAATACCGCTGCAGATATG GCAAAGATCCTGTTCCCCGTTCCGGATATGAGATGCCAGAACCTAACGGCTGTAGCTCCTACTTCTTTGGACTTCCTGTGCCAGAGGGG ATGGACATGGGCATCCCCGCCATGACCAAGTGTTGCAATCAGCTGGACATGTGTTACGACACCTGCGGCTCCAACAAGTACCGCTGCGACTCCAAGTTCCGCTGGTGCCTCCACAGCATCTGCTCCGACCTCAAGAAGAGCCTTGGCTTCGTGTCAAAGGTTGAAG CGTGCGAGACGGTCGCAGACACCTTGTTCAACACAGTGTGGACTCTGGGCTGCAGACCCTACATGAACAGCCAGAGGGCAGCGTGCTACTGtcaaggagaagagaaagatgaactttaa
- the LOC118313262 gene encoding flocculation protein FLO11-like — MSFANLFTSLSAVDGDATHRNQSDVGKRGNGRKRKPPCEQTGPDNKKHRYEARTSRSQHTNPFTHDDSTSMCYRMPNIEHASTGFTKEEMHKHSDNIDNNYMHHKKKNYRGRNNRNVYKQQQQKKMVEGQESLHRPYYRGRGSNRDGCYQTRPTSRRGGGDRKHGYDRQFHAKTPRSMTQEFKEQNTLLVDGQLLCRHFLWGRCIKGDECQLKHIQGYNDLVKEVCKFYVQGFCSKGESCPYMHKSFPCKFFHRKGNCSQGEDCRFSHEPLNETTGRLLDEALKRENDLYELSKKAQQVSPGQPATPDESEVMEENRTDVPIQQLSFYNSGGTNAEQEALLCKTEELCGITETTVPPEASDSAQLLSPLSTGLNREEPVCYSVEAVLGPQLFKPFPSFFSTPGTSMDSLPLSGPPTSTAEQSKAPYSVGADNTVRSRKSVASSALGYLSTHLSVQSVFYTPKSDCEELTDPLRSSEAEKVPYSPSNRIETNKPQERMFRSLPSLKVHTNPMSKTRPDVTPAQRAYREGKLESLQSPAAVAETSVSSKRKGDLQESTHLLVNFNGVLPFAATKHRIQTFTPTPLRPRLSGQTPDSQASVKTLCASLGYSEFKGPAGVPAESFTSSAKTSDSRNSSVIRRFTAKQPTETHQSSKKSQSALIPGSQRHYSTETAAECSSRVTRCDDLSVGCSKTQKRSFCNLFASPIADSLKPTPGSLTPACARGFIQASCPAPQSTQSKGLHVQTAVEPDKASATSFLGLFAAPLGAAPPPCMQSQPDYSRTASCSQDQPAEDPSRSSDSKQRASISETTLPHLDETDMKRISRRPTFSKHSPSPKTENEDDLSEAVNQPAKQQENPVRGIASDSLSEMSSSPTPCCDGADPSTTQAHRQLPDISSPKRSAVAASANSVLKTLFLCLDPFVQDAEQRDSIHISVPPESEQQDQSCISAKQQRKSKKKGRQKKKTQHSHQQSTDNSTDHQPSAQTSVSSLEATVGSNLSAPAGTEPPARTTCRSYR; from the exons atgtctttcgCCAACCTGTTCACGAGTCTGTCAGCTGTCGACGGAGACGCCACACACAG GAACCAGAGTGATGTTGGCAAAAGAGGCAACGGCAGAAAGAGGAAACCTCCGTGTGAGCAGACAGGCCCTGACAACAAG AAACATCGTTATGAAGCCCGGACAAGCAGATCTCAGCACACCAATCCTTTTACACATGATGATTCCACATCCATGTGCTATCGTATGCCAAACATTGAACACGCGAGCACTGGCTTCACCAAAGAAGAGATGCATAAACACAGTGATAACATTGATAACAATTACatgcatcacaaaaaaaagaactacaGAGGCAGAAATAACCGTAATGTGTacaagcaacagcagcagaaaaaaatggtggagGGCCAGGAAAGTCTGCATCGACCTTATTATAGAGGAAGAGGTAGCAACAGAGATGGCTGCTATCAGACCAGACCAACTTcaaggagaggtggaggagaccGTAAACATGGATATGACAGGCAG TTCCACGCGAAAACCCCAAGATCGATGACACAAGAGTTCAAAGAGCAGAATACTTTGCTAGTGGACGGACAGTTACTTTGTCGACATTTCCTTTGGGGACGGTGCATCAAG GGCGACGAGTGCCAACTGAAGCACATTCAGGGTTACAACGATCTCGTGAAAGAGGTTTGCAAATTTTACGTCCAAGGATTCTGCTCAAAAGGGGAGAGCTGCCCATACATGCACA AGTCCTTTCCCTGCAAGTTCTTCCATAGAAAAGGAAATTGTTCTCAGGGAGAAGATTGCAGGTTCTCACATGAGCCACTCAATGAGACCACTGGCCGACTGTTGGACGAG GCATTAAAACGAGAGAATGACTTGTACGAACTTTCAAAAAAAGCCCAGCAGGTGTCGCCAGGGCAACCAGCGACACCAGATGAGTCTGAAGTTATGGAGGAAAATAGAACTGATGTGCCAATTCAACAACTCAG CTTTTACAACAGTGGAGGGACAAACGCTGAGCAGGAAGCCTTGTTATGCAAGACTGAAGAGCTGTGTGGAATCACGGAGACCACTGTCCCACCAGAAGCATCAGACAGTGCCCAGCTTCTCAGCCCTCTTTCAACTGGCCTTAATCGCGAGGAGCCAGTTTGTTATTCAGTCGAAGCAGTGCTTGGACCTCAGCTCTTCAAACCGTTCCCAAGTTTCTTCTCAACTCCCGGTACAAGTATGgactctctgcctctctctggtCCTCCGACTTCCACTGCAGAGCAAAGCAAAGCTCCTTACTCCGTCGGCGCTGACAATACCGTCAGGTCTCGTAAATCGGTGGCCAGTTCTGCCTTAGGTTACTTatccacccatctgtctgtacAATCTGTATTCTATACTCCAAAAAGTGACTGCGAAGAGCTCACCGATCCTCTGAGGAGCTCAGAAGCAGAGAAGGTCCCGTATTCTCCCAGTAACAGAATTGAAACTAATAAACCGCAGGAAAGAATGTTCAGGAGCCTGCCATCCCTCAAGGTGCACACTAATCCTATGTCAAAGACTCGTCCCGATGTTACCCCTGCTCAAAGAGCTTACCGTGAAGGCAAGTTGGAGTCGTTGCAATCTCCCGCTGCAGTGGCAGAGACGTCGGTGTCCtccaaaagaaaaggagatcTGCAAGAGAGCACTCACCTGCTTGTGAACTTTAACGGTGTTCTCCCTTTTGCAGCCACTAAGCACAGAATCCAGACATTCACTCCTACACCGTTGAGGCCACGTCTCTCCGGTCAGACGCCTGATTCACAAGCCTCAGTAAAGACTTTATGTGCCTCTCTAGGTTACTCAGAGTTTAAAGGTCCAGCTGGGGTTCCTGCCGAATCTTTCACTAGCTCTGCTAAGACAAGTGATTCTAGAAACTCTTCTGTCATTCGTCGTTTCACAGCAAAACAACCCACCGAGACCCATCAGTCCTCCAAAAAATCACAATCGGCCCTCATACCTGGCTCACAGCGACACTATTCGACTGAAACCGCAGcagagtgcagcagcagagtgacacGTTGTGATGATTTGTCAGTTGGATGTAGTAAAACTCAGAAAAGATCATTTTGTAACCTTTTTGCAAGCCCCATTGCTGACAGCCTGAAGCCCACTCCAGGCTCTCTAACCCCTGCTTGTGCTCGAGGCTTCATTCAAGCTTCCTGTCCTGCTCCACAGTCCACACAGAGTAAAGGTTTACATGTTCAAACTGCGGTTGAACCAGACAAGGCCTCGGCCACGTCCTTCCTCGGTCTTTTCGCTGCCCCTCTTGGCGCTGCTCCTCCACCATGCATGCAGTCTCAGCCAGATTATTCCCGCACCGCCTCCTGTTCTCAAGACCAGCCTGCTGAGGACCCATCTCGTTCATCAGACTCTAAACAAAGAGCTTCCATTTCAGAGACGACTCTGCCACACCTGGACGAAACTGACATGAAACGAATTTCTCGCAGGCCAACGTTTTCGAAACACTCCCCTAGTcctaaaactgaaaatgaagatgatttATCTGAGGCTGTAAATCAACCTGcaaagcagcaggagaatcCCGTCCGTGGCATTGCGTCTGATTCTCTCAGCGAGATGTCTTCCAGTCCAACTCCCTGTTGCGACGGTGCAGATCCATCCACAACCCAGGCTCACCGACAGCTGCCAGACATCTCATCGCCGAAAC GATCTGCAGTGGCAGCCTCTGCGAATTCAGTTCTGAAgactctctttctgtgtctggaCCCGTTCGTGCAGGACGCAGAGCAACGGGACAGTATTCACATCAGCGTCCCTCCAG AAAGTGAACAGCAGGACCAGAGCTGCATCTCCGCTAAGCAACAACGGAAGagtaaaaagaaaggaagacagaagaaaaag ACTCAACATTCCCACCAACAGTCGACTGACAACAGCACAGACCACCAGCCCTCGGCTCAGACCTCTGTTAGCTCTCTGGAGGCAACAGTCGGGTCGAACCTCAGCGCTCCGGCTGGGACTGAACCTCCGGCGCGCACAACTTGCCGTTCATACCGGTGA
- the zmp:0000001082 gene encoding integrin alpha-D — protein sequence MQGQRHIFLLTYMVALAIPLSLAFNIDMTNPDVYTGEKKDFFGYKVLQFKSGSDKGIIVTAPLQFNGSGGVCKPDKKQSGQCFNAEDITLEDKIIPVKHFGLSIAADSTSSEFTVCSPSVAHECYQNSYLNSVCYKITDHLQTHSTFKPAFQECTKKTVDLVFLFDGSGSMKEEEFQKNKDFIEDIMNNLKNTSIKCAAVQFSTTHRRVFDFNDYQDGSALPKLRKEPHMGNLTNTHSALKFVLKHILENPTAGASPDATKVLVIITDGDPSDGNRDGIIEQYDKKSIIRFVIGVKDAKMDKFKNIASEPTDKYAFKIENYNGLTGILQEFQKKIFKMEGSKVDRAGDLTDEMSQSGFSAVYHNDTLILGSVGSKSWRGSLQVIHGKTEIQIEDPLMQNDSYMGYSVSVGNADNAPLYFTGAPRFEHTGQVVFFRHDGEKWAVAQRLDGDQIGSYFGAELCSVDIDSDGNTDFLLVGAPLFYQHQEKREGLVYVYTLTDETQLKTGLNVTAPAMGRFGTAISSLADLNGDGLQDIAVGAPLEDDDRGAVYIFLGHRHTGIGSTFSQRIMGQEVEPGLRFFGQAINGGIDLGEDGLPDIVIGSQGAAVVLRSRPVFDIMARLSFLPEEISTDFVDKKDEHSPMVNLTVCFEMLEKTKSKGGAMSSGLNITYMLNVDPMRQAYRGFFGADKKDRNLTSTYNLSDNETCFIYPIYMPKNVKDTLSPISIKLNFSQVNSESSSVVLDADSRKQAVVEVPFEKQCAKNDSCIAELVVDFNLATPTLLVREDNYFNVSVRLSNHGDDSYNTSLTMYYPPGLSFSWMTLTEETRPTLHSCQDTGALDKTVCDVSLPVYRSRSSATFKTSFYILTEYEWNDTISMTITGRSDNSNITSNNSLTKIIPVQFEIKMAVTVREDTTTYLNFTADDAAPKRVDIIYKIDNPGLRGFPVNVSLFFPTKLEHNFEMKDYQVTVPQNKTQCSVADFKSEHCPPGEHCKTIACDTFILDKASATEFMLSGLVQFKDLKKQAESIAFLKRYTGDSREVKFKSFIRVKYDRRRYVLESRKQEEKSHGSGSWKEHEPTKKWTEVRVESIILPNRLLIILTGVGVGLLLLIIITLIMFKLGCFKRKHYYQEEENTEPTSAPTNGINSQSETEGKSDQPSEEKSLLDDGETNGSDPAADTKEGLE from the exons ATGCAAGGGCAGCGCCACATTTTCCTGCTCACCTACATGGTGGCTCTTg CCATCCCCCTTTCTTTGGCTTTCAACATTGATATGACAAATCCAGATGTCTACACTGGTGAAAAAAAGGACTTCTTTGGATACAAAGTGCTTCAGTTCAAATCTGGTTCGGACAAAGG GATAATCGTCACTGCACCTCTGCAGTTTAATGGATCCGGGGGAGTATGCAAACCTGACAAAAAGCAAAGCGGCCAGTGCTTCAATGCTGAAG aCATTACTCTGGAGGACAAAATCATACCAGTCAAGCACTTTGGCCTGTCAATAGCTGCAGACTCCACAAGCTCCGAGTTCACT GTTTGCAGTCCGAGTGTGGCCCATGAATGTTATCAAAACTCCTATCtaaacagtgtgtgttacaAGATAACAGATCATCTTCAGACACACTCCACTTTCAAACCAGCTTTCCAAG AATGTACAAAAAAGACAGTGGaccttgtctttctttttgatgGATCAGGCAGTATGAAGGAAGAGGAATTCCAGAAGAATAAAGATTTTATAGAGGATATAATGAATAACCTTAAGAACACATCAATCAAG TGTGCAGCAGTTCAGTTCTCCACAACGCACAGGAGGGTTTTTGACTTCAATGACTATCAAGATGGTAGTGCTCTTCCTAAACTTCGCAAAGAACCCCACATGGGGAatctcaccaacacacacagtgcccTCAAATTTGTGTT GAAACATATCCTGGAAAACCCAACAGCAGGTGCCTCTCCCGATGCAACTAAAGTTCTGGTAATAATCACAGATGGTGATCCCAGTGATGGAAACAGAGATGGGATCATTGAACAATATGATAAGAAAAGTATCATTCGCTTTGTCATTGGG GTCAAAGATGCCAAGATGGATAAATTTAAGAACATCGCTTCAGAACCAACAGACAAATATGCCTTCAAAATCGAGAACTACAATGGACTCACAGGAATACTGCaggaatttcaaaaaaagatcTTTAAAATGGAAG GCTCCAAAGTTGATCGAGCAGGAGACTTGACTGATGAAATGTCTCAGAGTGGATTCAGTGCTGTCTACCATAAC GATACCTTGATCCTGGGTTCAGTGGGATCAAAGAGCTGGCGGGGCTCTCTCCAAGTGATCCAcggaaaaacagaaatacaaattgAAGATCCTCTCATGCAGAATGACTCCTACATGG GATATTCTGTATCTGTTGGAAATGCAGATAACGCTCCGCTATACTTCACGGGTGCACCAAGATTTGAGCACACGGGACAGGTTGTATTTTTCAGACATGATGGCGAGAAATGGGCCGTGGCCCAAAGACTTGATGGAGACCAG attGGCTCCTACTTTGGCGCAGAGCTGTGCTCAGTAGATATCGACTCAGACGGTAACACTGACTTCCTGCTGGTGGGAGCTCCTCTGTTTTACCAGCAtcaagagaagagagagggccTGGTCTACGTCTACACACTGACTGATGAG ACACAACTGAAAACTGGATTGAATGTGACAGCACCAGCCATGGGCAGATTTGGCACCGCCATATCCAGCCTTGCAGATCTGAACGGAGATGGACTCCAGGACATTGCTGTTGGAGCCCCCCTTGAGGATGATGACAGGGGGGCTGTGTACATCTTCCTcggtcacagacacacagggatAGGCAGCACTTTCAGCCAG AGAATCATGGGACAGGAAGTTGAACCCGGGCTGAGATTCTTTGGACAGGCCATTAATGGGGGCATCGACCTCGGGGAGGACGGACTCCCAGATATTGTGATCGGATCACAGGGCGCCGCTGTGGTTTTGAG GTCCAGGCCTGTCTTCGATATCATGGCACGGCTCTCTTTTCTACCCGAGGAGATAAGCACTGACTTTGTGgacaaaaaagatgaacattCACCCATGGTCAACTTAACAGTCTGCTTCGAAATGCTcgaaaagacaaagagcaaaGGGG GGGCGATGAGCTCAGGACTGAACATCACATACATGCTCAATGTGGACCCAATGAGGCAAGCATACCGAGGTTTCTTCGGAGCTGACAAGAAGGACAGGAATCTTACTTCTACCTACAATCTGAGCGATAACGAAACTTGCTTCATCTACCCAATCTACATGCCA AAAAATGTGAAGGACACATTATCACCCATCAGCATCAAACTAAACTTTTCCCAAGTCAACAGTGAGAGCTCGAGTGTTGTCCTAGACGCCGACAGTCGCAAGCAGGCTGTTGTTGAG GTTCCCTTTGAAAAGCAATGTGCAAAAAATGACAGCTGCATTGCCGAACTGGTGGTGGATTTCAACTTGGC GACACCAACTTTATTGGTCAGAGAGGATAACTACTTCAACGTGTCCGTAAGACTGTCCAACCATGGCGATGACTCGTACAACACCAGCCTCACAATGTACTACCCGCCAggcctctccttctcctggaTGACTCTTACAGAG GAGACGAGACCAACGCTGCACAGCTGTCAGGATACAGGAGCGCTTGACAAAACTGTATGTGATGTCAGCCTTCCTGTGTATCGCAGCAGATCTTCT gCAACATTCAAAACTTCTTTCTACATCTTGACTGAGTATGAGTGGAATGACACAATCTCGATGACCATTACAGGAAGAAG TGACAACTCAAACATCACCAGCAACAATTCCCTGACCAAAATCATCCCAGtacaatttgaaattaaaatggcaGTAACGGT GAGAGAAGACACCACCACCTATCTGAACTTCACAGCAGATGATGCTGCACCCAAAAGAGTAGATATTATATATAAG ATAGATAATCCTGGTTTGAGGGGATTTCCCGTCAACGTGTCCCTGTTCTTCCCAACCAAGCTGGAACATAACTTTGAAATGAAGGACTATCAAGTCACTGTCCCGCAG aaCAAAACGCAATGCAGCGTGGCTGACTTCAAATCCGAA CACTGCCCGCCAGGAGAACACTGCAAAACCATAGCGTGTGACACTTTCATCCTGGACAAAGCGTCAGCCACTGAGTTTATGTTGTCAGGACTGGTACAATTCAAGGATCTCAAAAAGCAGGCAGAG AGTATTGCCTTTCTGAAACGATACACCGGAGACAGCAGGGAGGTTAAATTCAAGAGCTTCATACGTGTCAAGTATGACAGGCGGCGATACGTGCTGGAGTCTCGTAAACAAGAG GAAAAGTCTCACGGAAGTGGCTCATGGAAAGAACACGAGCCAACCAAGAAATGG ACTGAAGTCCGGGTGGAGTCCATAATTCTCCCGAATCGACTGCTGATCATTTTAACCGGAGTGGGGGTGGGACTGTTGCTTCTCATCATAATCACACTCATCATGTTTAAG CTTGGTTGCTTCAAGAGAAAGCATTATTATcaagaagaggaaaacactgagcCCACCTCTGCCCCCACAAACGGGATAAACAGCCAGTCAGAGACTGAAGGCAAATCTGACCAGCCATCAGAGGAAAAATCGCTTCTCGATGATGGTGAGACGAATGGCAGTGACCCAGCCGCTGATACAAAGGAAGGACTGGAGTAA
- the LOC118313268 gene encoding nicotinate-nucleotide pyrophosphorylase [carboxylating] isoform X1: MYKMSPLQHTAAHSIPPHTLTRLAREWLAEDTPNFDPAGVCVGSQEVEAKLLCKTPHSILAGSPFFTAVFTEVGCTVDWIYQEGAEIGPDAVTLTALVRGPARCLLLGERPALNCLARASGIAARCSQLKAMATAGGWHGEVAGTRKTTPGFRLAEKYAMLVGGVSMHRQDLSGMVMLKDNHVWASGSITEAVRSARSVCAFSSKIEVECRSAEEGREAAGAGADIVMLDNFQPQELHVAACSLKVEFPTLLIEASGGITPENLALYFSPHVDVISLGCITQGCPVVDFSLKIQKPDAQ; this comes from the exons AATGTCTCCCCTCCAACACACAGCAGCGCATTCGATCCCACCTCACACTTTGACCCGGCTCGCAAGAGAGTGGCTGGCAGAGGACACACCAAACTTTGATCCTGCAGGGGTGTGCGTGGGGtcacaggaagtggaggcgAAGCTGCTGTGCAAGACACCGCACAGCATCCTGGCGGGGAGCCCCTTCTTCACAGCTGTGTTCACTGAGGTCGGCTGCACTGTGGACTGGATTTACCAGGAGGGAGCTGAGATTG GTCCAGATGCTGTCACGTTGACTGCTTTGGTGAGAGGCCCAGCAAGGTGTCTCCTCCTCGGGGAGAGGCCGGCTCTCAACTGCCTGGCCCGGGCCTCTGGGATCGCCGCTCGCTGTTCTCAGCTCAAGGCTATGGCAACAGCGGGAGGATGGCACGGAGAAGTGGCTGGCACACGCAAGACCACCCCGGGCTTCCGTCTGGCTGAGAAGTACGCCATGCTGGTTGGCGGCGTGTCCATGCACAGACAGGACCTGAGCGGAATGGTGATGCTGAAGGACAACCATGTCTGGGCGTCAGGGAGTATCACAGAG GCTGTGAGATCTGCCCGGTCAGTTTGCGCTTTCAGCAGTAAGATTGAGGTGGAGTGCCGCTCTgcagaggagggcagagaggctgctggagcaggagcagacatTGTTATGCTGGACAACTTTCAACCTCAG GAGCTCCATGTTGCGGCTTGTTCCCTGAAGGTGGAGTTCCCGACTCTACTAATAGAAGCCAGTGGAGGAATTACACCAGAGAACTTAGCGTTGTATTTCTCCCCACATGTGGACGTCATCTCTCTGGGCTGCATAACACAGGGCTGTCCAGTTGTGGACTTTTCTCTCAAGATTCAAAAGCCTGACGCTCAGTAA
- the LOC118313268 gene encoding nicotinate-nucleotide pyrophosphorylase [carboxylating] isoform X2 codes for MKMSPLQHTAAHSIPPHTLTRLAREWLAEDTPNFDPAGVCVGSQEVEAKLLCKTPHSILAGSPFFTAVFTEVGCTVDWIYQEGAEIGPDAVTLTALVRGPARCLLLGERPALNCLARASGIAARCSQLKAMATAGGWHGEVAGTRKTTPGFRLAEKYAMLVGGVSMHRQDLSGMVMLKDNHVWASGSITEAVRSARSVCAFSSKIEVECRSAEEGREAAGAGADIVMLDNFQPQELHVAACSLKVEFPTLLIEASGGITPENLALYFSPHVDVISLGCITQGCPVVDFSLKIQKPDAQ; via the exons AATGTCTCCCCTCCAACACACAGCAGCGCATTCGATCCCACCTCACACTTTGACCCGGCTCGCAAGAGAGTGGCTGGCAGAGGACACACCAAACTTTGATCCTGCAGGGGTGTGCGTGGGGtcacaggaagtggaggcgAAGCTGCTGTGCAAGACACCGCACAGCATCCTGGCGGGGAGCCCCTTCTTCACAGCTGTGTTCACTGAGGTCGGCTGCACTGTGGACTGGATTTACCAGGAGGGAGCTGAGATTG GTCCAGATGCTGTCACGTTGACTGCTTTGGTGAGAGGCCCAGCAAGGTGTCTCCTCCTCGGGGAGAGGCCGGCTCTCAACTGCCTGGCCCGGGCCTCTGGGATCGCCGCTCGCTGTTCTCAGCTCAAGGCTATGGCAACAGCGGGAGGATGGCACGGAGAAGTGGCTGGCACACGCAAGACCACCCCGGGCTTCCGTCTGGCTGAGAAGTACGCCATGCTGGTTGGCGGCGTGTCCATGCACAGACAGGACCTGAGCGGAATGGTGATGCTGAAGGACAACCATGTCTGGGCGTCAGGGAGTATCACAGAG GCTGTGAGATCTGCCCGGTCAGTTTGCGCTTTCAGCAGTAAGATTGAGGTGGAGTGCCGCTCTgcagaggagggcagagaggctgctggagcaggagcagacatTGTTATGCTGGACAACTTTCAACCTCAG GAGCTCCATGTTGCGGCTTGTTCCCTGAAGGTGGAGTTCCCGACTCTACTAATAGAAGCCAGTGGAGGAATTACACCAGAGAACTTAGCGTTGTATTTCTCCCCACATGTGGACGTCATCTCTCTGGGCTGCATAACACAGGGCTGTCCAGTTGTGGACTTTTCTCTCAAGATTCAAAAGCCTGACGCTCAGTAA
- the LOC118313268 gene encoding nicotinate-nucleotide pyrophosphorylase [carboxylating] isoform X3: MSPLQHTAAHSIPPHTLTRLAREWLAEDTPNFDPAGVCVGSQEVEAKLLCKTPHSILAGSPFFTAVFTEVGCTVDWIYQEGAEIGPDAVTLTALVRGPARCLLLGERPALNCLARASGIAARCSQLKAMATAGGWHGEVAGTRKTTPGFRLAEKYAMLVGGVSMHRQDLSGMVMLKDNHVWASGSITEAVRSARSVCAFSSKIEVECRSAEEGREAAGAGADIVMLDNFQPQELHVAACSLKVEFPTLLIEASGGITPENLALYFSPHVDVISLGCITQGCPVVDFSLKIQKPDAQ, translated from the exons ATGTCTCCCCTCCAACACACAGCAGCGCATTCGATCCCACCTCACACTTTGACCCGGCTCGCAAGAGAGTGGCTGGCAGAGGACACACCAAACTTTGATCCTGCAGGGGTGTGCGTGGGGtcacaggaagtggaggcgAAGCTGCTGTGCAAGACACCGCACAGCATCCTGGCGGGGAGCCCCTTCTTCACAGCTGTGTTCACTGAGGTCGGCTGCACTGTGGACTGGATTTACCAGGAGGGAGCTGAGATTG GTCCAGATGCTGTCACGTTGACTGCTTTGGTGAGAGGCCCAGCAAGGTGTCTCCTCCTCGGGGAGAGGCCGGCTCTCAACTGCCTGGCCCGGGCCTCTGGGATCGCCGCTCGCTGTTCTCAGCTCAAGGCTATGGCAACAGCGGGAGGATGGCACGGAGAAGTGGCTGGCACACGCAAGACCACCCCGGGCTTCCGTCTGGCTGAGAAGTACGCCATGCTGGTTGGCGGCGTGTCCATGCACAGACAGGACCTGAGCGGAATGGTGATGCTGAAGGACAACCATGTCTGGGCGTCAGGGAGTATCACAGAG GCTGTGAGATCTGCCCGGTCAGTTTGCGCTTTCAGCAGTAAGATTGAGGTGGAGTGCCGCTCTgcagaggagggcagagaggctgctggagcaggagcagacatTGTTATGCTGGACAACTTTCAACCTCAG GAGCTCCATGTTGCGGCTTGTTCCCTGAAGGTGGAGTTCCCGACTCTACTAATAGAAGCCAGTGGAGGAATTACACCAGAGAACTTAGCGTTGTATTTCTCCCCACATGTGGACGTCATCTCTCTGGGCTGCATAACACAGGGCTGTCCAGTTGTGGACTTTTCTCTCAAGATTCAAAAGCCTGACGCTCAGTAA